The following are encoded in a window of Chloroflexia bacterium SDU3-3 genomic DNA:
- a CDS encoding CpsD/CapB family tyrosine-protein kinase has protein sequence MTATNQLITLRDPRSQAAEAYRTLRTNIQFSSLDRQITTLLATSTSPDEGKSTTVANLAVAMAQSEQRVILVDCDLRRPSLHTLFGVDNDSGLTSVILASEEEALPLVATEVPGLHLLPSGPLPPRPADILGSRRMEALIARLRAQADIVLFDTPPVVAVTDAAVLATRVDGVLLVLQAHKTSRERARQARQILEKVKANILGVVLNDAEIEQGYGYYS, from the coding sequence ATGACAGCTACCAACCAACTGATCACGCTGCGCGACCCGCGCTCGCAGGCCGCCGAGGCCTACCGCACGCTGCGCACCAATATCCAGTTCTCCAGCCTGGACCGCCAGATCACCACGCTGCTGGCCACCAGCACCTCGCCCGACGAGGGCAAGTCCACCACCGTGGCCAACCTGGCCGTGGCCATGGCCCAGTCCGAGCAGCGCGTTATCCTGGTCGACTGCGACCTGCGCAGGCCCTCGCTGCACACGCTGTTCGGGGTGGATAACGACAGCGGCCTGACCAGCGTCATCCTGGCCAGCGAGGAGGAGGCGCTGCCGCTGGTGGCCACCGAGGTGCCCGGCCTGCACCTGCTGCCCAGCGGGCCGCTGCCGCCGCGCCCTGCCGACATCCTCGGCTCGCGGCGCATGGAGGCGCTGATCGCACGCCTGCGCGCCCAGGCCGACATCGTGCTATTCGACACCCCGCCGGTGGTGGCTGTGACCGACGCCGCCGTGCTGGCCACGCGGGTGGATGGCGTGCTGCTGGTGCTCCAGGCCCACAAGACCAGCCGCGAGCGCGCCCGCCAGGCCCGGCAGATCCTGGAGAAGGTGAAGGCCAATATCCTGGGCGTGGTGCTGAACGACGCCGAGATCGAGCAGGGCTACGGCTACTACAGCTAG